The genomic stretch AGCAATGTTCTCTAATTaagattgattaaaaaaaaacaacttaaGCTTCATAAAACCTTAATTGAATACTTCTAAATAAACTTGTTAAGAAAGTAAACAAGTTTAATACAATTAAGCTCAACTCAATCCTCATTGACCTAAGGATATTTAGTGTTTGGGCTGTGCTCGCGCTACAACAAAAGCTCAAACTTTTCATCCTTATTTGTGATGTGTTTTAGCATATGTACCTCCATGTGTTAATTTGTCTAATTAAATTCGCTAGCTTATTCTCAACTCTTTTGTGCGACACTTCGTCTATCACTCTTGATCACCATTCTTAAGGCCACCTACTAGGAGTGTCAAAATGTTGTTTGTCATTCACAACCTTAATAAACAATAAAAACAAATATCCAGTAGTGTTACCCACGTCagttagagattttttttttttaattattaagcaAATTCTTTGTCAGCCAACAAGTGAACACCTTTATGTGAATGAACAATAAATGCAGCAGGTAATTTCATATGATATTAATAGCAGTTGACGGAAATATCGAGACAAGCATCAAGATTCAAATTTACTCGGATGTCTCTGAGAGACAATATCGAGACAAGTATGTTTTGCAAGAAGTATTGAAAAAAGATGGGCaacatttcatttaaaaatatcGAGACAACATGTCATATATATGCTTCACCTTTCAGCAGATAATTTAACAAAAATAACACTTGAGTTTAACATACAAGAACTAAACATGAGTAATATTTTAGTTACGTGTCGTAACTATATATTTTTCTTAATCCAATAAAACATTCCCATAAAAACCATTAAATATTCTACTATGCTGCATTCTGCAAGAATTTTTTTAGCTTCTATTGAGGAAATGAAGAAAAAGATAGGAATGAAGAATTAATTTCAACTTGTGCAAAGCTGAAAGTTTCTTTTTGCCTGGCTTCTTAGGCCGCACAAGTTTAAAACATACATGAGATGCGGAACTAAACTTTGGTAGAATGTGAAAATGGCATAGTTGAGCTAGGGGATAGTTTCAGAAGCTCTGCCAAACAAGTAGATATAAGTGGAAGGTAAGAAAATCTCACCTAAATTAAATTatcatttcaaaaaaaaaatcatgcataCAAATAGAAATCATTCTCTAGTAGAGTGTGAAAATGGCATAGTTCAGCTAGGGGATAGTTTCAGAAGCTCTGTCAAACAAGTAGTCATAAGTTGAAGGTAAGACAATCTCACCTAAGTTTTGTCTTTAAGAAAATACTCTTATAAACTGTTTGAAGTACCATAATCCAAAAACTTAACACACATTGTTTCACATAGATGAATGATCTAGGAAAAGCTCATTTTAGTGTAAAAGTACAATATAATAATCTATTCATATTACCAACGTGGAACAACTAAGATACAATAATGCATCTTGAAGCTTGAAAAAGAATACTTTTTAATTGAAAGTATCAATTGATGCACAACATGCATACTCGTAATGCCCCTTGTGAATTATGCTTATAAACCTGTGGTAATTGAGCTAGTTTTGTAACGGTTTGATTATTTCTGGGAAAACTGGTCAATCTAAGCAGAAGGATAACTATTTTTTCAGCATAGTCTGGTCGTTTTAACGACCCAATGATTCAGTTTGTGGCATAATGGGCAACAGTTATAGTTAAGAACAGGAGTAACATACTTACCTATAAACCTCAACCATTAACGGGCTAGAGAAGCCCCTTAGATGCCTTCTAACATGTCATTCGAGCGAACGTATCAGAGTTCTCTAATCTGCACAATAAAAAATAATCCTGTTACATGTTACGTGTTACATGTATGATCCGTGAGCTATTATTGACAAGTTGTTGCCGTAAATTTGGCAAGCTGATATTGAAAAGAAGTTTGAGCAATGTTTAATTCAGATTGAGaagttataattaaaaatttggtCTTCTCAATTGCAAACAAAACCAACTCAAACCAAAAAGAGAAACTAAATTTCACTCACCTTTATGAGCCAGGCTTGTAGCGATTTGTTAGTTGCAAAAATACAAGGGTTGAGGAAGGCCTGCATCACTACAAAATTTGACATGACCTTCACGCATTTCTGGAAGCAGGACCTTTAGGCTCCTGGAGGAATCACACAGAAGCTTTTTGCTGTTTCTGGATCAATTTACCCAACTCATTTATGCACTCGAAACAATTAGGATAATTCCACTTGCATGCGATTCTTAATTGTATCAAAGCCATAGATAATTATAATAGACAAACTATAAGGAATTGGTCACATTGCTGCCAATGCAGCAAGAACAACATCTCTATTATTTGCAAACAGAGTACAACAAATACAGCAGTCATAGGTGTCAATCACCTGTGTACAACTTTCAATTAGTTTAACAATAAAAAATGAAGCAGCAATACTGTCAAAGTACTTGACAAAAAACTTACTATTGTTGACAAAATAACTCAGTCCTATAATTGACCAGTGTATAATATTGTTAAGATCCATCATTTGATGCAGAAGATATCTTCGCTCGATCAGATTCAATCATTGACTTGATATAGAATTCACCTGCTTTATATGATGATCGGACCATGGGGCCAGATGCAACATAACGAAATCCCTGCCAAGCCAACGTACCAAATTGAGTTAGAAGAAAATGTAGTATAAATAGAATAAGATTAGGAAGTATTTTTTTATAATGTCCATTAGCAATCAGGGAGACAATTATAATGTGAGATCCTACCATTTCAACACCAAGAGCTCGATACTTCTCAAAAGCTTCTGGTGTTACATATTCAGAGACCGGCATATGCCTTTTTGAGGGTCTCATGTATTGACCAAACGTCATGACATCCACTCCAGCTGCTCTAACTTTCTCCATTGTGCTGATTATTTGGTCGGGTGTTTCACCACAGCCTAACATAATCGATGTCTTTGTTAGTGTGCCAGAAGGAGCATATTCTTTGGCCATTTTAAGGACATCAATTGATTGTTTGAAGTTAGCACGATGGTCTCTGACTGTGTTCTGCATCTCTTCAACTGTCTCAATGTTGTGAGCAAAAACATCCAGACCAGATTTAGAAACTTTCTCCACACAATTTCGATCTCCTCGAAAATCAGGAACTGGATGCACATATTAGTTGCAAAAAGCATACTAAGTTAAGTGTAATGCATGGGAGCTACCAAAatgttaataaataataataataataaaccatACCTAAGGCTTCTACCAGAATATTAGGTTTCAATGCCTTCAATTTTTGCACAGTTTCGGTAAAATGGCCACTTCCTTGATCAGGCAAATCATCTCGATCAACACTAGTAAGTACCACATAGTCCAAACCCCAAGAAGCAATAGCTTCAGCAACATTAGAAGGTTCATTTGGATCAGGTGGAGGAGGTGTGCGTGATGTCTTAACATTACAAAACCTGAAAAGGCAACAAAACTTAAAATTGATACCACacctttgttgatacagtctgacctggatgttgttttgatgttgacactgatttaagtttcaatcagatattgaattaactcagacaaatcagggttgacttggttgacctgattaatctgattgggaaaagtccgagcaaggagcttggcacgggagaagtcctggtgagtgaagccaggcaattggaaaagtcctggtgagtgaagccaggcaattggaaagtcctggtgagtgaagtcaggcaattggaaaagtcctggtgagtgaagccaggcaattggaaagtcctggtgagtgaagccaggcaattggaaagtcctggtgagtgaagccaggcaattggaagtcctggtgagtgaagctaattggaaagtcccggtgagtgaagccaggcaggaaaatccagatggatcaagggtgatcggacatccggtgttgggaagtccaagtatggaaacttggcatgtatagtcggagaagagctcggtagctcggtctcctgacaggattaagggtagcaagcttggatGCTTGCCTTAAATCACCTGGATCGGTccgatgaccgatccagtggcacaagtggCACGGGTGATCGGCTCGATCCAAAGTGTATCTGATCGGCCCACGACCGATCAAGAACACTCGATGAGCATAtctcggtccgccgaccgatcagtgagaactCAGTAGCATGCTGCGAATGCTACTGTATCGATACtgaccggtctcgggaccggtcagattgatgcctgatcggtccggagaccgatcaggcttgtgcgcgcgacacctgatcggtctgaggaccgatcaggttagttcctgatcggtccgcagaccgatcagaaacgatcgaaaaagagatttgaacgtatggatcggcctgcagaccgatccatactatagtctgttttgcatgcactttctctgattctttctgattcaaagttgcttttgcctaaatatttctaaccatctgctgcaagattttgaggtgcaggttactggtaatttgaaattggttgatttcaaattgagcttcattagtagaggataccagagagacttttgctgtaaacctgttaaagcagcaaaatcgtggctgcgatctggcggtgatctggcatcgatcagctcaactcatggtgattgggtggagctcagagacaccagtgaagaccagaattccattggtgtgagctcagatgatcagatgagaaagaagcgtgattggcgatgctatggctggatgcagagatttgctgcagtttggcagggatccgttgcgggcgaaaggcagagatggcagagacataaaaggctggttgaagagcGGGTgaagaaaaactctctgtcgatcggtCAAAAGCTTGACgtcggggctgagaagcggctgtctcgacttgccTCTGTTTCACcgaccttcgcgtgactgtaagcttaattttcattctcctaagtcaccaagctcagtaagtcttgtgctatattctacatacccgttgagattttgttgagaggtcactccaccgagaaggagaaagttcatagccgggtgttcaccggggttgatctaccgaagatcggcttgtccaccttacggacaccgaggagtaggggcaagttatccccgaacctcgtaaatacttgagtcactgtggtttgctttgtttcttctcgTATTCTCTTATTCTGTccttaacttgttttccgctgcgctaaccactcgtgtgagttttatctttgagttttagcttttgaagaggctattcacccccctctagccatccaagatcctaacaagtggtatcagagcttggagctcttcatccggcttaacaacctaagagcaaagagatggccatgagggaaggttttagcacaaatcgaccaccttactttgaaggggcagatttccagtactggaagggacgcatggagtattacctaaagacggacattgccatgtggttctcagtcaaggaaggctacacaccaccaagagatgaggaaggtaaggagctcgaatcgtcaaggtggtctaccgaacaactccgcaaagcacaagccgatgccaaggccatggtcaccttgcaatgtggaatcgccaaggaccaactagtcaaggtaggtccttttactagtgcaagagatctatggaaaaagctcattgagcttcaagaagggactcgggactctcgaattgccaagagagacttgttcctcaaccaactccagaacctcaccatgaaggaaaatgagaatgtaagtgaacttcatggtaggtttaaagagatcattaacggtctccattccatagatgaacatgtagaaaaccgcgatcttgtaaggtatgcacttaaagcttttcctaggaatgccttgtggtcatctatggtagatgcctacaaggtatccaaggatctttcaactgtcaagttagatgaatttttctgtgaaatggaattacatgaacttgctaacaaaggccaaaaggagaaaggtattgctcttgttgcaggagaaaggagcaaggatgggagaaggaagaaggaaaagaagaaagaaaaggagatctcctcatccacctcttcctccgagtccgatga from Zingiber officinale cultivar Zhangliang chromosome 5B, Zo_v1.1, whole genome shotgun sequence encodes the following:
- the LOC121985167 gene encoding lipoyl synthase 1, mitochondrial-like — protein: MGRHLVHLFGNISARSVSVLRGFRLHSSSACYPVVQTVVSHQPPPPARTLLDLRRRLADESLSLSDFVYSVEVGTKKRPIPKPKWMKETIPGGAKYAAIKSKLRELKLHTVCEEARCPNLGECWAGGETGTATATIMILGDTCTRGCRFCNVKTSRTPPPPDPNEPSNVAEAIASWGLDYVVLTSVDRDDLPDQGSGHFTETVQKLKALKPNILVEALVPDFRGDRNCVEKVSKSGLDVFAHNIETVEEMQNTVRDHRANFKQSIDVLKMAKEYAPSGTLTKTSIMLGCGETPDQIISTMEKVRAAGVDVMTFGQYMRPSKRHMPVSEYVTPEAFEKYRALGVEMGFRYVASGPMVRSSYKAGEFYIKSMIESDRAKISSASNDGS